Below is a window of Acaryochloris thomasi RCC1774 DNA.
CCCAAAGATGATTTAGACTACCTGAAAATTGCCACCGGCATGGCTCAGGGATATTCCCATGCCGACCTGACGCGAGATGTGGAGATCAAGGTAGGGGGTCGCAAAGTCTTCGAGGTGGCCGGTGGTAAGGTTCTGCTCAATCAGCTTGGGCCAGAGCAGAATCGCAAGATATCTGTTGATATTCCTGGGATTACCTCAGATTCAACCCCCGCGCAACCCCAGGCCCAGCGCCCCGAGCAAAGACAACCGGATTTCCCCAGCCAGCCGATAGACGCCGCCGAACGTGCGCGAGCCGAACGGGTGAAAACAAACCCGAATCCCCCCGCTCGCCAGAATGTTGTCTCAGGTCCACCTGTCGCAGGACAACAGGTACCGCTCACTCAGCAGCAAGCGCCTTTGCAGACATTTGATGTGCCCCCCGCGCCAGTTCAGCAGTCGCCCCAGCCGGAGCAGCTTCAGCATTCAGCGCAGAGTGAGCCAAGTCTTTCCATTACGAAATCCGACATTGAGCAAGTTGCTGCTGGTGGCAACCCATCGCTTGCGGTGACGATGGCTCGATATCTGATTGTTCGACAGGAATTGAATGCTGACAAGACGAGAGTGAATCAACCCGGCTTTGAATATCTGCAGCCAAAGATAGACAAAGCCGAGCGTGTCCTTCCTGAAGTCCAGTCAAGGCTTGTGGAGGCGATGAAGGATGCAGGAATTGAGCCAAGGTTTGAGTCTCAGGGGCTTGATATTGGTGCATCTCAGCCGGAGCCAGCCCAAGACTTACCCCAGCCAGTGCAGGAAGTGTCTCAGCCGGAGCCAGCTAGCGCTCTCGACTATCTTCAGGAGTCGGATTCACAGCCAGCCCCCGCTCCGGCTGAGCCAGCCAACGAGATAGTCCAAAGCGTTTCTCTAGATGACCCTGAGCTAAGCGTGAATCTAGAGCCTGCCCCTGAGCCTGGGTCCAGAGCGGATGTTCTTGATGCGGCGCATTACCTTGCCAATCAGTTAGGGGATCGCGATGGCTCCGGCCAGAAGAGCTTCGAGGGTGCCCACTTCAAGATTGAATCCTATGGTGAAGAGCTGAAAGTCTGGGATGGCAATGGCGACAAGGTGATCGATATTGACCCTGTTACAAACACCGATACCTATCAACCTAGCCCTGAATTTGCAGATATCCTAACCACTTCAGCCAACGAGCTAGAGCAACATCAGTTCGGGCAAGAAGCTGAGCAGGAGCAGGAGATAGACGACGGCTTCGAGTTCGGTGATGACTGATTTTCTTGAAGTTCAACCGTCAGATCCAAGCCTCGTTAGATATGCCAAGAACAACCCGGCTCGTCTTGGGATGCTTTCGGCCTGTGTCCTGGCTGTCTTATTGCTGCAGGTCTTTGCCGGTCAGACCAAAAAGACCAAGCTAGCCAAGGGGCATCTTGCCAAGGGGCTGGAGAAGAAGAACGCCCTAAATCTGATGAAGCAACAGCAGGCGGCAAAGAAGCTGACCAAAACTGCATTCAACATCAGACAGCCAGGGCAAAAGGGATTTCTGGCAGTCCCTAATGCCCAGCCAGGGGTACTTGTGCTGGGTTCTCCGGGTGCGGGTAAGACGGCCTCGGTGATCAACCCGCTAGTGAGATCAGCGATTGACCAGGGCCACCGGATCATCATGTTTGACTGGAAGTATCCAGACCAAGCCTCTCAGCTCGTTCCCTATGCAGCGGCGAGAGGGTACAAGCGGATCAATGTGTTTGCCCCTGGCTTTGCTGAGAGCCAGCGTATCAACCCCCTGGACCTAATTGAGAGTCCAGAGGATATGATCGGTGCCCAGGAGCTAGCCCTCTCCATCCTGCAAAACGATAGCAAGGTTAATACCGATTCGACGACTCAATTTTTCTTGGATAGCGCCGCGAGTCTATTGGCTCCCATCTTTTGCGTCGTCAAAGGTTGCCAGTACCCCGATCTGCTGACGGTGTTGATGATTCTGCAATCTGAGAACCTCATCGAACGGCTCAAGTCAGCGAAGATCGGTCGTTATCAGCGCCTGATGCTGCAGCAAGCCATCGCAACCGCAGGCAGTCCAAAGCAGTTGGCGGGTTTGTTGACCTCGACCATCAAGCCTTTGACGAACTTCCTACTGGGCGACAACATGATCAACGCCGTTGTTGGAGCGTCAAGCTTTGATCCAATCCTGAGGCCCAAAGAGATGATCGTCTTTGGGATGGATCGCAATAATTCCGAAGCCTTGAAGCCGTTGATTGGTTCAACCCTTCGGATGACGATGAAAAATAATTTGTTGAATAAATGTGGTGTTCCTCTTATCGCTTCTCTAGACGAGCTATCAACCCTGGAACTGCCGATTACAGAATGGCTCAATACAAATCGTTCGGATGGTTTTGTGGGCCTGATCGGTTTGCAGAATCTAGAACAGTGTGACAAGGACCGCCGCCGCGAGTTGAAGACGGGTTGCCCGACCAAAATGCTCTTCAATCCCAATGATGACGAGACTGCAGAAATGTTCTCGAAGTGGCTTGGTAAGGAGCAAGTCGGCACAAAATCCAAAACAGAGGGCTGGAGTTCGGGTAAACGTAGCCGTAGCACTTCCGGTCGAGAGCAAGCCGTGGATATGTTGCAAGCAGCCGATATTCTGAAGCAGCCCGAGGGTGTTGCCTTGGTCCTCAACAGTGGGCATCGCAATGCAAAAGAAGCGTCGGTCCCCTTCCGGCATCGCTTCACTTATACCAGTAAAGACGAAGCGCAGGAAGCGAAACTGCAAGGGCTTTGGGAAGAAGCCTGTCTGCCTCGGCTCGTCGGACGTGCTCCAGCGATGACGGGCGAAGTCGATGCAATGATTAAGGCCAGACGCAACGAAGCCAAGAAACTTCTAGGAAACCCTGATAAAGGGACACACAGGGGTCCAAAGGGCGGCAATAAATAGCACCGGAACGCAGCTAGATACAGCTTTTATCTCCACTTGCAATAGATCGGTATAACCAAACCGACTTAAGCCCAGTGATTCATTTCGCTGGCAGTCATTGGCAGAACTCAAATCTGAATAAAGGGCAGACCTTTAACTAGCAATGCCCTCAGAGGAGAGGGAACCACTTTCTACGGAGTGGTTTGGAGGTTTGATTCCTTCAATTGCTCTAGGTGCTGTGCGGGTCTCCAATCCCCCACAGTTTCCAAAACGATGTCCTTCGGGATGTCAGATCTGACAATGAATTGGAGGAAAAATCATGTTTCAGTTGAGTGAGAAAGCTCTTGGTGAGACCTTTTGTGAACAAGCGGAGAACAAGGATCTGAGTACACTTCTGGCGTATCTGCGTTGGACCTTTTCAGGCCCCAATGTCGATATATTCAAGGAGTGGATTAGCCTCCCCAGTTTCTATAGGGACTGGTTTGATTTCGGAGACCGCAAAAATCTTCGTACTGTTTACAGAAGTCTTCTTCGGGCGAATTCTTGTTTGGCAGAAAGTTGTGAGTGGAGACTAAAGAAATTGTGTGGAAGTGCTGCTTGTTCTGAGACTGAGCTGACGGTTTATTACTCAGGTATTGCCGAGAGCAATATTGAGTGTGCCGGAGAGCGCAGTGATAGTCAGCCGATGGTATGGCTAGCTCAGCAATGTATCACTCTATGCGATCATTTGGTTCGCCAAACGTATCTGTTAAAGGAGACCAAGGCGGCGATTGAGGAGGCGGAGCTTTCTGATTGGCTCAAGGAGCAGTCGGAGACAGAGTGGGAGCCTGTGGCAAGTTCGTTTAACAACGTCTTGTCTCAAGAAGCCCATCCTTCTTTTGAGTCGTTGACGACTGAAAGTCAGGCGAGTGAGGAGTGTACCGATGAGGAGTGTAGCGACTGTCCTTTTGAGCCGGAGCGTCGGGCAGGTCTTGTAGACTGTCCTGGCGTTCCGTCACGTTGCTCATGTGACGAGACGGCGGTATCTGGTGCTGACCCATCAGAGACGCAGGCTCAGGAGAGTGTTCGCCCTGTTGAGAGTAGCGAAAAACCTGCGAAGGATCTAAATACTCTTTGCTCAGTTTTAGCTATTGCGTTCGGTCTAAGTGCTGGGTTCAACCTGGCTCTGATAGAGGATCGGGTTAATCCCCCGGAAGTAGAGGCGCACGAAAAGCAGGAGCTGGTGAGTTATGCGAATAGCTTGCTAGTCGATGGCAGAGCGGTTCGTCCGTGATGCTTGCACTTCCTAACTAGTACTGTCCGGCATGAATAGAGCCATTATTTAAGCCACGAGCGGTTTCCCCCTGTAAGTCCATTTGAAAGGCTTCGCCATCGTGTGGTTGAAGTACTCCACAAATTCTAGAATTCTTCGTTTGAGCTGCGCTTGACTTTTGAAGCTCGCACGCCGCAGTAGCTTTCGCACCAGAATGCTGAACCACAGTTCAATTTGGTTGAGCCACGAGCAATGCTTAGGGGTGAAATGGACTACCAGTCGATGAGACGGGTTGGTCAAGAACTCAGCTCGCGTGACCATCGATTTGAGAATTCCCCGCTTTCCTTTAGCCCCCAATTCAATCTGCTCTTCTTCTAATGCAGATGCTAGGCGTACCATCGCCTCTGATTGATGAGTATTGAGACAATCCATCACCAAATGGTACTTTTTCGCTGCATTGTTTTCCTCAAGGAGACCGCTGACATGAGCCTCCAAATCCTTCTCAGTTCGGGTGTTGTCCACCGTTGCCTTGGCGATTTGGCCACTGGCGACATTCAAGCTAGCAATTAACGCTTGAGTGCCATGACGAATATATTCAAATTCGCGCTTGACCGGTCGACCCGGCTTCATGGGTATGTCTGGCATGGTGCGCTCTAGCGCCTGAATCCCTGGCATTTCGTCGAGACTGAAGGTCATCTCTCCCTGCTCAGCCCGTCCTTGAGCGTGCTGGTAGACCTGACAGATATCGTCGACCTTGGCTTGGAACTGTGGGTCGGGGGGGATGCAACCAGTAGCGACTCTGGTGCGGCTTGAGGTCTGCTTCTTCCAGCAATCGACCCACATGGCGTTCACTGATACTCTCGACAATGCCTTGCTTGGTCATCTCAGTGGCTAATTCCCGAGCGCTCCAGTGACTAATAGGGAGACCATATTTCTCCGGTGGGTCACAGGCAAGAGCATACAACTGGGTTAGTTGCTCTAAGCTAAATTTGGCAGGACCACCGGGGCGGGGAGCATCTTTAAGACGCTCTTCTACTGATAAATCGCAATCTGATAACTCTAGCCAACGCCGACGCCATAAGCGACTTGTATCGAGACTAATGCTCAAGGCTCTGGAAATCTCGCCATAGCCTGCGCCGGAGGCGGACCGAAGGATGATCTTGGCGCGAAGGGCAATTTGTTGAGGCGTGCTTGACCGTCTCAGCAGCTTTTCTAGGGCTAGCCGGTCTGATTCACTCAACAATACTGCCGGGGCCGATAATCTAGGCATCGAAACACTACGCGCTCAACTCCTTCTTGAGGATAGGGCTATTCGTGCCGCTCAGTACTAGTCTCAATCACACCGTAGAAATAGCAATCGCTCTCAGGGTAAAACCTGGGGGCGTTTTTGTTTGAATACAGCTTTTTTCACGACTTGCAATAGATAGATATACACCAAACCGACGTAAGCCCAGCGATTCATTTTGCTGGCTGTCACAGGTTCCAACTAGCCGAATAAAGGGCGTTTCATTCATTTGCGATTGTCCTCGGTGGGAGGAGCCATTCTACGGAGTGGTTAGGGGTTCGATCCCTCCAATTGCTCTAGGCACTGCACGGGCCTCCAATCCCCTGCATTTGCCAAAGCGATGTCCTCCGGGATGTCAGTACTGACATTAACTAAATTGGAGAATCGAACGATGACTAACGCAACTAATAACGACGCGATCGCCAAGTTGACTCGCAACTCTTTAATCGAGGGCATGTGCAAACATGCTTCCCAGCATTCTGAAAAGCCAATCGCCAACGCGAAGGGTCTCAGGAACTGGGTCATCGCGACTTACTACGATGAGACCAATGCCGAAGTCGGTGGTCTTAACGGGTTCGCGCATGACTTGAACTATAAGGCTGTGAGTTTTCGGAAGCGTGAGCATTGCGAAAAGTTGTTTCGTCTATTGTCTGCCGATGCCTCCGGGTTGACGCAGCGAAAGGCGAAAGTTCAGTCAAAAGGCGGCGGTCGGTTGACGTGGGCAAAAGCCGTACGCGGCGTTGTCTATTTCATTGCGGACCATGCAGAAGCTGCAAAAGCGGCTGTAGATGATATCCCAGATTCCGAGCTTAAATTAACGAGCATGAAGTCTGTGAGGAGTCTACAGAGCGCCCTGCAATCCCGGATTGAAAGCCACAGTGATGATCCTGTCGTCACTTTGCGGGCTGAGATTTACCAGTTGGTAGGGGTCAATACCGAAGACGATCTGCGGCAGTGGTTGAAAGACCAGTTTGCTCCAGAGGAAGCTGAGGCTATTGATGCTTGGGACTTTAGCAAACATTCGGACCTGCTGACGGTTCAGCGGATTGCTTTAGGTATGCAACAACAGGAGGCGTAGCATGAGCAGCGAGACAGTCTACCTACCCGGAGACCCCGTTGCCGTGCTCCGTGGCCAAATAGAAAGGGTGGTCAAGCCCCAGGGTGAGACATTTGCAGAAGCGGTGAGGCGATGGCTAATAGCCGAGCATTACCCGCATTATGCAGAGAACTTTGATCCAGATAGCTATATGGATCTGGTGCAGGTGGAAACCTGTATCAAAGCGAAGTTCTACCCTCTCTATAACTAACCACACCGTAGAAACAATAAGCGCTCTCAGGGTTAAACCTGGGGGCGCTTTTTTTGCGCTCGACAGCTTTTTTGCCCACTTGCAATAGATAGACATACACCAAACCGACTTAAGCCCAGTGATTCATTTCATTGGCGGTCATGGGTTCCAACTAGCCGAATATAGGGCGTTTCATTCATTTGCGATTGTCCTCGGTGGGAGGAGCCATTCTACGGAGTGGTTAGGGGTTCGATCCCTCCAATTGCTCTAGGCATTGCACGGGCCTCCAATCCCCTGCATTTGCCACCGCGATGTCTCGCAAGAGATGTCAGTACTGACAAAAAACAAAATTGGAGAATCGAATCATGTTTGGATTTATACATCTAGTAGACGTTTTCTACACTCCTTTTGTGATCGTGGCGCTATCGGTTCTGTACAGGTCAATGAACGCCTGGGCAGAGTCGAATCAGGCTCAAGTTAAGTCAAAGGCAAACGCTGGAGCTAAGTCTTCGCCAACGGCTGTCCGACAGCCTGCCGCGAAAGCTGAGGTAACCCCTCCACGTAAGGTCGTTACACCACCTGCCGTGAAGCCCATTGCTAAGCCCGCAGCTCAACCCAAGGCAAGGACGCCGCGCCCCACATTGGAAGATGTTATGAGACAGGAGGCAGAGCGTCGTCTCGGGGAAGCGTCATAACTTCCTTGGCGATGTCGTTTTGTCTTCACTAGCCACACCGTAGATATATCAGCGCTCTCAGGGTCATACCTGGGAGCATTTTTTTTCGCTTCGACAGCTTTTTGCCCCACTTGCAATAGATAGATATCACAACCAACTTGTTTGGCGCATAAGCCCAGCAGATTAGTTTTTGTTGGCAGAGAGTCGGTGCGTAACCCGACTCATATTTTCAAGCCACTTAGAGCAATTGCTCAGCGATCGCTCCGAGTGGGGAGAGAAGGCCGTTGGTCTGCTAAGGCATAGCCTTCGATTGCTGGAAACACCCAAGTCAGTCGGAGGACGACCAATGGCAATTCCAGCGCACATCTGGAACAAGCACTTTCCTGAGAGTAATGCTGTGGTGCCCGAGCCGCAGTATGCGATCGGCGAGGAGGTTTACCTGAAACTTTGCCCAGAGAGGAGGTTTATCGTGATTCGGAACTACATAGCCTACGAACAACCGACGTCAGCCGGTGAGCGATGGCTAGAGTTATCGAGCTGCGATCGTCCTGCTTTCTGGAAAGAGAATCAGCTCCAGCGTGTGTAGACGATAGGAGCCTGTGGTTATTCCACGGGTTCCTATGACCACCGTAATAAATATTGGAGAATGAAATGAGTACTCAACTGATTACAGCTTTATCAACTGTCATTAACCAGCTAGAGAATGGTATCCGCTATCAAGTCTCTCGTGGGCTGCTGGATATGAAGAAAATGGACAGCACAAAGTACTGCCTAACCTCCCATTTGGTCAGTGCTCTAACTGACTTTAGCAATGTCACTCTTGAGCAGAAGCTATCGGATGGCCCCATTGGTCTAATTGCTGGGAACCTGTCATGGAAGACGGCAATGCAGTTTTGGGACGAATATCATCATCTATTGCAGCCAGGGATGGGCCTCTATGAGGTGTGGTCGTCTATTCAGTCTGCGGGCTTGACTCCTCAGGATCTAGAGGAGCTGGAGTTGCTAGGAAATCAACAGGTGAAGGAGCACTTGGGCGTACCTTCTGGGTATTACCTGGATAGCGATCGCTACGAGGTGGTGCTGAGGTACCTGACAGCATGGCGCGATCTTCTTTCAGAGAGTATTTCTCAGTCTCATGCGATCGATGGTGGCACTCAAAAGCAGCTAGCTGCTACGGCGTCTTGACTTGGTTGGAGTGAACCTGGATAAGGCGAATCGTATTATTGCTTATCGAAAAGGAGTATTCATTCGCCTTCAACAACGTCAGCGGAGTAATTCACATGCATATTTTATTCATCACAGAAGATAGGCAGCAGCTTGAACAATCGTTGTCTCTCGACGATAGATTCACCGATTTATTCGCCCGACACCCGCTGTCTGCTCAGGAAGTACGGTTGATTGTCAATGGACGCAAGTACAACACCTGTTGTACTTGCGTTGCGACTCCTGTGGAGGCAGCAGCTTTGCCTGAGTTGGCTGTTGCGAATCTGAGAATGAATGAGGCTGGGGAGACTGCGATCCCAACTTCCTTGGATCTAGGAGGGCTGATCTCATGAGGCACTTGGATTTGCTTGGGAGAGTGGGTAGTGGGAAATCTGTATGCATCAGTACCCAATTGCAAGACTCACGAAGCGACAACAGCGCACCACTGCCTTTCGGTGGTTCGGCTGCTGTTGAGGCTGCAGACCTGCCTCCGGTGGCTTTGGACGATCTGCGGGAAAAGGGGACGCTTGATGAGTGATTTCTTCGGCATAGCATCAAGGCGATTGTTGGGTCTCGTTGAGCAAATGGCTGATGAGTCCAGTGAATCTGCTGTGGCTATTCTAAGGTCGCCAGACTTGCGAGATCGCCTTGTTTCTTCTGACGATGGCGTGGTTTTGGAGACCCAGATTAGGCCGGATGGCATTCATCGGACTGTACTTGGTTCCGATAAGAATTTTTTCGCGAATATTGCCTCCGGTCCTGGTCGCAACACCTTCGATGGGATCGTGGCTGGTGCATTGAGGTTGGTAAGTGAGAGCGATGGAGAAGGAGTGCGACCATGCAGATAGTGGTACAGAAAATAGGTGACAGCAGCGTTTTGGTGACACCTGACGGCCAGCCAATCCCATACGTTGATTGTGACGATTGGACGCTTCATTTGATGCCCCAGATTTTGATAAACAGTCGGGTTTCCTCCGTCTCTCTGATTAGGGCGAATCTGAAGTTGAGGAATGATGGCGCAGGTCCATTAGGGTTGCCGCATTTTACCTTTCATAACGTCCTGCCCATCGACGTTCAGATCACTCAGCCCTTCCCTAACGAGAGCTTTTATGTCGCTGGGAGTGTTGATCGCAAGATGGGTTGGGAGTTTCCATTGCTAGAGAATCAGACCTGGGCCGAATTGTCTTTAACTTGGGAAGTTGATCAGAATCAGCCTTGGACGATCCATCACCGCATCAGATTCAATTTGGAGCATACACAGCAGGGTCATCTCTTCTCAATGGCGAGTGCCAACACTATGTTTGGCATCAATTCTCAAAATGCGAAGGCGATCGCGCACTTCGATGAATCATCACTGGGTCATACATTCGCGAAAAGCGATGATTCGTTTCACTGCAGATTTGATAAAAGTCACTTCCGTATTGATTTTGAGCAGACACTTGACCTCCAAAGCCATGCCTGGAGTGACGTGCCCCACCTTGAGTTGCTTGAGAATCAAACCCAGCTCCACAATATCGAGCCAGCTACAACGTTTTCGACCTATCGCAAAGAGCATCTTTCTTGTGCTTGTTTAGAGATCCCCTCTGACGTTTTGCTTGAAGCCGTAGAAGATGCGCGACAAGAGACTCATTCATTGTCAGCGGGTCAGTACCACACTTCAAAAGCAGTGCGAAAGATTTGCGACTGGTGGAACCAGAATGCCCCGGTCGAATCCTTTCGCCATGCGGGAGGCGTCGAGATTTGGTGTCGGGTCGAAGATGGTCCTGAATATTGGTCGGCTCAGGAGGAACGACCTGAAACAGATATCAAGTGCCTCTTAAAGCTAGACCCGAACACCTGTGCCCGTTTTGGCGATCACTTTTTGATTTACTTCCTAGAGAAGCCATCGGAGAATCGCATCGACGATAACGATACTCGCTATATCAACTATGTCGATGGAACAAGTTGCACGAATATCTGGGATGAAGTCGAATATAGCTACTTCTCTTGGCAGAGCTTGTCTGTACTTCCTACGATGTTTCCGGTTGCTTATGAGCAAGTGTTGGCTAAGGGATACAGCCTTACTTCGCCAGAGCGTTTAATTTCTCAGTACCAGAGTGGAGAGCGTCGTTTTCCGATCCTCGCGCTAAGAGGCGCTAACTTTTCTGGGATGGATTTACGAGGCATCGATTTATGGGAGAGCGATCTGCGGGGTGCCAATTTTAGTGGTGCGAACCTTGAAGGTGCATGTCTGGTGGGTTGTGATTTGCGAGGGGTAGATTTCTCGTATGCCAATCTATCGCGCACTGATCTTCGTAATGTGTGGATTAAAGCCACGAATCTCTATGGGGCCAATCTAGAGGGGGCAGATCCTTGGCCTCCAGGTGCTTAAGAACCATGTATTGAGATATTTGTGTCAACAACAAGTTTGGAGAATGTGAACGTATGCAATCAACTAATGCCAAAGCCTCTACGCCAGTTGACGAGATCCTTCTGCCAGCTCAGGCTGCGGCGTTCCTGGGTGTGACGGAGGAGCAGTTGCACAATGCTGTGTGCCAGGGTTATCTACCTGGGGCTTGCATTGATGGTCAGTGGCGGTTTAGCAAGCGCGGGCTGAGTAAGTTCTGCTGGCAAAGAAACAATCACAACGGTTCCGCGCCCTGGCTTGAGAACTCCTGTGGTCCCTACTGGTTGGGCGATTGGGCTGAACAAAAGGCAAAAGGTGTGATCGAGGCTTATGAGGCAGGGGAAAGATACTTCCCTGGACTCTCCATAAAAGGTGGACGTTTTGATGGTCAGGATCTTAGTGGTATTGATTTTTGGGAGTCCGGCTTGAAGGGTGCAAGCTTTTCTGGATGTATTCTCAAGCAGGCCATTTTTGTTGGTGCGGATCTTACCTCAGCCGTATTCAGGAATGCAGATCTATCCGATGCAAACCTTGAGGGAGCTGTGGTTGAGGATGCTGACTTCAGTGGAGCTATCCTGAATCGGACTAACTTTGCGGTCAGCTTGATGAGTGGAGCAAAGCTAGATGGAGTCAGTATCAGCATGGTCTCCTTCTGACGGTTCGACTCTTGTGAGCAACAGTATTCACCCCGGTTCATTTTCGTTCTTTGTGTCTGGAACTGAGTTTATTTGTGTAATGTAGTTGGAGCATGGCAGCTAGTGGAGTTAATCGACAGAAGCATTGCTGTGTCAGGGTCGAGTGAGATAAACCTTGAAGATGCTATATCCCTAATTAGTCTGGACAAAGAGCATATCCTCTCTGATGTAGGTAGGGGGAGGATAAAGGCAACTCGTGTGAATGGTGAATGGATGTTCGATCGTCAGGATTTATGTGTCTATCAGTACTACTACTATCCAGATTGTGATCAGTTAGAGCCATCAACTCTCTCTTTCCCGACGCCTTTGACCCCGGAGTCTGTATGGCGTGAGTACCAGCGAGGAGCGAGAGATTTCTCTTGCAGAGCAGTGAGCAACAATGCTGATTTTTCGTGTAAGTCATTGCCAGAAATTGACTTTAATTATTCAAAGCTTGCGGGTGTTAACTTTGAAGGCTCAGACCTGAGGCAAGCCAACTTTCGCGATGCCAATATGTTTAGGGTCAACATGAGAAATACAAAGCTGGCTGGGG
It encodes the following:
- a CDS encoding pentapeptide repeat-containing protein, which translates into the protein MQSTNAKASTPVDEILLPAQAAAFLGVTEEQLHNAVCQGYLPGACIDGQWRFSKRGLSKFCWQRNNHNGSAPWLENSCGPYWLGDWAEQKAKGVIEAYEAGERYFPGLSIKGGRFDGQDLSGIDFWESGLKGASFSGCILKQAIFVGADLTSAVFRNADLSDANLEGAVVEDADFSGAILNRTNFAVSLMSGAKLDGVSISMVSF
- a CDS encoding pentapeptide repeat-containing protein; the encoded protein is MNGEWMFDRQDLCVYQYYYYPDCDQLEPSTLSFPTPLTPESVWREYQRGARDFSCRAVSNNADFSCKSLPEIDFNYSKLAGVNFEGSDLRQANFRDANMFRVNMRNTKLAGASFEGAELRIVDFSGADLTNVNFGGSKIGKIQLQDAIIRNTQFFEGILLTTVKPDYR
- a CDS encoding pentapeptide repeat-containing protein gives rise to the protein MQIVVQKIGDSSVLVTPDGQPIPYVDCDDWTLHLMPQILINSRVSSVSLIRANLKLRNDGAGPLGLPHFTFHNVLPIDVQITQPFPNESFYVAGSVDRKMGWEFPLLENQTWAELSLTWEVDQNQPWTIHHRIRFNLEHTQQGHLFSMASANTMFGINSQNAKAIAHFDESSLGHTFAKSDDSFHCRFDKSHFRIDFEQTLDLQSHAWSDVPHLELLENQTQLHNIEPATTFSTYRKEHLSCACLEIPSDVLLEAVEDARQETHSLSAGQYHTSKAVRKICDWWNQNAPVESFRHAGGVEIWCRVEDGPEYWSAQEERPETDIKCLLKLDPNTCARFGDHFLIYFLEKPSENRIDDNDTRYINYVDGTSCTNIWDEVEYSYFSWQSLSVLPTMFPVAYEQVLAKGYSLTSPERLISQYQSGERRFPILALRGANFSGMDLRGIDLWESDLRGANFSGANLEGACLVGCDLRGVDFSYANLSRTDLRNVWIKATNLYGANLEGADPWPPGA
- a CDS encoding helix-turn-helix domain-containing protein — its product is MPRLSAPAVLLSESDRLALEKLLRRSSTPQQIALRAKIILRSASGAGYGEISRALSISLDTSRLWRRRWLELSDCDLSVEERLKDAPRPGGPAKFSLEQLTQLYALACDPPEKYGLPISHWSARELATEMTKQGIVESISERHVGRLLEEADLKPHQSRYWLHPPRPTVPSQGRRYLSGLPARSRTG
- a CDS encoding transposase gives rise to the protein MTFSLDEMPGIQALERTMPDIPMKPGRPVKREFEYIRHGTQALIASLNVASGQIAKATVDNTRTEKDLEAHVSGLLEENNAAKKYHLVMDCLNTHQSEAMVRLASALEEEQIELGAKGKRGILKSMVTRAEFLTNPSHRLVVHFTPKHCSWLNQIELWFSILVRKLLRRASFKSQAQLKRRILEFVEYFNHTMAKPFKWTYRGKPLVA
- a CDS encoding type IV secretory system conjugative DNA transfer family protein, with the translated sequence MTDFLEVQPSDPSLVRYAKNNPARLGMLSACVLAVLLLQVFAGQTKKTKLAKGHLAKGLEKKNALNLMKQQQAAKKLTKTAFNIRQPGQKGFLAVPNAQPGVLVLGSPGAGKTASVINPLVRSAIDQGHRIIMFDWKYPDQASQLVPYAAARGYKRINVFAPGFAESQRINPLDLIESPEDMIGAQELALSILQNDSKVNTDSTTQFFLDSAASLLAPIFCVVKGCQYPDLLTVLMILQSENLIERLKSAKIGRYQRLMLQQAIATAGSPKQLAGLLTSTIKPLTNFLLGDNMINAVVGASSFDPILRPKEMIVFGMDRNNSEALKPLIGSTLRMTMKNNLLNKCGVPLIASLDELSTLELPITEWLNTNRSDGFVGLIGLQNLEQCDKDRRRELKTGCPTKMLFNPNDDETAEMFSKWLGKEQVGTKSKTEGWSSGKRSRSTSGREQAVDMLQAADILKQPEGVALVLNSGHRNAKEASVPFRHRFTYTSKDEAQEAKLQGLWEEACLPRLVGRAPAMTGEVDAMIKARRNEAKKLLGNPDKGTHRGPKGGNK